In a genomic window of Streptomyces sp. SJL17-4:
- a CDS encoding sigma-70 family RNA polymerase sigma factor — MDSAAVDRFEAGRGRLASLAYRLLGSAADAEDAVQDTFLRWQAADRERIEVPEAWLTKVLTNICLDRLRSAHARHERSAGAWLPEPLLEGDPMLGPADTFEQRESVSLAVLTLLERLSPVERAVYVLREAFSYGHAEIAGILDITESASQQHLHRARTRVAAERRGGGVEADPASARRVVEEFLAAAMSGRTDRLVALLTDDVTAVSDGAGLTRRLLRVTTRERVASFVRAGFKPTPAKRRLAGGSLSMHIALVNGGPAVLAVVDGRVVGAVAFAVGDGRVTSLHGIATADRLTRLDEAWRRHTPEAPVVATW; from the coding sequence ATGGACAGCGCAGCCGTCGATCGCTTCGAGGCCGGCCGTGGCCGGCTGGCCTCGCTCGCGTACCGCCTGCTCGGCTCGGCCGCCGACGCCGAAGACGCCGTGCAGGACACGTTCCTGCGCTGGCAGGCGGCGGACCGCGAACGGATCGAGGTGCCGGAGGCGTGGCTGACCAAGGTCCTCACCAACATCTGCCTCGACCGGCTCCGCTCGGCACACGCCCGCCACGAGCGCTCGGCGGGCGCCTGGCTGCCGGAGCCGCTCCTCGAAGGCGACCCGATGCTCGGCCCCGCCGACACCTTCGAGCAGCGCGAGTCGGTGTCCCTGGCCGTACTGACCCTCCTGGAGCGCCTCTCGCCGGTCGAGCGGGCCGTCTACGTCCTGCGTGAGGCCTTCTCGTACGGCCACGCCGAGATCGCCGGGATCCTCGACATCACCGAGTCCGCGAGCCAGCAGCACCTCCACCGGGCCCGGACCCGGGTCGCCGCCGAGCGCCGCGGCGGCGGCGTCGAGGCCGACCCCGCGTCCGCGCGCCGGGTGGTCGAGGAGTTCCTGGCCGCCGCGATGTCGGGGCGCACCGACCGGCTGGTGGCGCTGCTCACCGACGACGTGACGGCGGTCTCGGACGGCGCCGGACTGACCAGGCGGCTGCTGCGGGTCACAACGCGCGAGCGCGTCGCCTCGTTCGTACGGGCCGGGTTCAAGCCGACGCCCGCGAAGCGGCGACTGGCCGGCGGCTCGCTGTCGATGCACATCGCGCTGGTCAACGGCGGCCCGGCGGTCCTCGCCGTGGTCGACGGGCGGGTCGTGGGCGCGGTGGCGTTCGCGGTCGGCGACGGCAGGGTCACGTCCCTGCACGGCATCGCGACCGCGGACCGGCTGACGCGACTCGACGAGGCCTGGCGGCGGCACACGCCGGAAGCGCCGGTCGTCGCCACGTGGTGA
- a CDS encoding GNAT family protein: MLRGSKVGLRARYEEDIPVLRAELYDDVVNASRAEAGPWRPVTPGSKDRRLVVDDTVEGHVPFSIVELEGGTLIGSANLWGIDTHNRAAHIGLGLLPSARGKGYGTDVVATLCHYGFVVRSFQRLQIETLADNTAMLRSAESNGFVREGVLRSSAWVMGEFLDEVILGLLVQDWKPKPGV, translated from the coding sequence ATGCTTAGGGGTAGCAAGGTCGGGCTCAGGGCTCGGTACGAGGAAGACATCCCGGTTCTGCGGGCCGAGCTCTACGACGACGTGGTCAACGCCTCGCGGGCCGAGGCCGGGCCGTGGCGGCCGGTCACGCCCGGCTCGAAGGACCGGCGGCTCGTCGTGGACGACACGGTCGAGGGGCATGTGCCGTTCTCCATCGTCGAGTTGGAGGGAGGCACCCTGATCGGTAGCGCGAACCTGTGGGGCATCGACACCCACAACCGGGCCGCGCACATCGGGTTGGGGCTGCTGCCCTCGGCCCGTGGCAAGGGTTACGGCACCGACGTCGTCGCGACGCTGTGCCACTACGGCTTCGTCGTCCGCAGCTTCCAGCGGCTGCAGATCGAGACGCTGGCGGACAACACCGCGATGCTCCGCTCCGCCGAGAGCAACGGCTTCGTCCGCGAGGGCGTACTGCGCTCCTCGGCCTGGGTGATGGGCGAGTTCCTCGACGAGGTCATCCTCGGACTCCTCGTCCAGGACTGGAAGCCGAAGCCGGGGGTTTAG
- a CDS encoding dienelactone hydrolase family protein, whose product MATTTLRIPTPEGQADAFAAFPDDGRQHPGVLLYMDVFGPRPRLEEMARELAGHGYYVLVPHVYYREGQAPLIELPEHIGEEERPALFEQLMPFYLAHTTERILRDADAYLAFLADRPEVVDGPVGVVGYCLGGVLAMRTAAARPDRVAAVAGFHPGALVTDAADSPHLLAPKVTAEVHFGIAEGDMTPEEFDGLNAILEAAGVRHSNEIYPGTIHGFTMADTSAYSPDGTQRHWDRLLPLLDRTLTN is encoded by the coding sequence ATGGCCACCACGACACTGCGGATACCCACCCCCGAAGGCCAGGCGGACGCCTTCGCCGCCTTCCCCGACGACGGCCGGCAGCACCCCGGCGTGCTCCTCTACATGGACGTGTTCGGTCCGCGGCCTCGGCTGGAGGAGATGGCGCGCGAGCTGGCCGGGCACGGGTATTACGTGCTCGTCCCCCACGTCTACTACCGGGAGGGGCAGGCGCCCCTCATCGAGCTTCCCGAGCACATCGGGGAGGAGGAGCGGCCCGCGCTCTTCGAGCAGCTCATGCCGTTCTACCTCGCGCACACCACCGAGCGCATCCTGCGCGACGCCGACGCCTACCTCGCGTTCCTCGCCGACCGGCCCGAGGTCGTCGACGGGCCCGTCGGCGTCGTCGGGTACTGCCTCGGGGGCGTCCTGGCGATGCGTACCGCCGCGGCCCGTCCCGACCGGGTCGCCGCCGTCGCCGGGTTCCATCCCGGCGCCCTGGTCACGGACGCGGCCGACAGCCCGCACCTCCTCGCCCCGAAGGTCACCGCCGAGGTGCACTTCGGCATCGCGGAGGGCGACATGACGCCCGAGGAGTTCGACGGGCTCAACGCGATCCTGGAAGCCGCCGGCGTCCGTCACAGCAACGAGATCTATCCCGGCACCATCCACGGCTTCACGATGGCCGACACGAGCGCCTACAGCCCGGACGGTACACAGCGCCACTGGGACCGCCTGCTGCCCCTCCTCGACCGCACCCTCACGAACTGA
- a CDS encoding DUF4232 domain-containing protein — protein MKVDWALPPVKDDSRLELVITNTGTRPCKLYQYPAVKFGNDQPFLPPVKSSKPQNPIVLAPGRQAYAGLLARMGNKEASPLEKDLIIAPAGKNEPRDTGEGALLEVPAPGVHVDTRTARVSYWRPDSESAQSALYPQ, from the coding sequence GTGAAGGTGGACTGGGCGCTGCCGCCGGTGAAGGACGACTCACGGCTGGAACTCGTCATCACCAACACCGGTACGAGGCCGTGCAAGCTGTACCAGTACCCGGCGGTGAAGTTCGGCAACGACCAGCCCTTCCTGCCGCCGGTGAAGAGCTCGAAGCCGCAGAACCCGATCGTCCTGGCGCCGGGCAGGCAGGCGTACGCGGGCCTGCTCGCCCGCATGGGCAACAAGGAGGCCAGCCCGCTGGAGAAGGACCTGATCATCGCCCCGGCGGGCAAGAACGAGCCCAGGGACACGGGCGAGGGCGCACTCCTCGAAGTCCCCGCACCGGGCGTGCACGTGGACACCAGGACGGCACGCGTGTCGTACTGGCGCCCGGACTCGGAGAGCGCACAGTCGGCCCTGTATCCGCAGTAG
- a CDS encoding thioesterase domain-containing protein: protein MAAADVEAIRRRQPAGPYTLWGYSFGARVAFESAHLLEAAGEQVENLFLIAPGSPKVRSSETGERTTGTRRS, encoded by the coding sequence ATGGCGGCGGCGGACGTGGAGGCGATACGGCGCCGCCAGCCGGCGGGCCCGTACACGCTCTGGGGCTACTCGTTCGGCGCGAGGGTCGCCTTCGAGTCGGCGCATCTCCTGGAGGCGGCGGGGGAGCAGGTGGAGAACCTGTTCCTGATCGCGCCGGGCTCGCCGAAGGTCCGCTCGTCGGAGACGGGGGAGCGAACTACGGGAACCCGGCGTTCGTGA
- a CDS encoding acyl carrier protein, which produces MAVALVTRINREFGSELPLQILFDRPTIEKLAHRLDGAAATPPPAWSGSTRPVRGRRSSAGRAWAATR; this is translated from the coding sequence ATCGCCGTCGCGCTGGTCACGAGGATCAACCGCGAGTTCGGCTCCGAGCTGCCGCTCCAGATCCTCTTCGACCGCCCGACGATCGAGAAGCTCGCCCACCGGCTGGACGGCGCGGCCGCGACCCCGCCTCCCGCCTGGTCCGGCTCCACGCGGCCGGTGCGCGGCCGCCGGTCTTCTGCTGGCCGGGCCTGGGCGGCTACACGATGA